The sequence CAACCATTGGGGGGGCACCTTTACGGGTGTTAAGCGTACCCCTTTCGGTGGGGAATCGCTTAATTGGCACGCTTCAGGTAGGGGCGAGTACGGCGATTGTGGAGGCTACGCAAAAAACATTGCTGACCGTATTGATTGCGGGGACAGTCGTCGCCATGGGGCTGGCTGCCCTGGCTGTTTCGTTGACCACCTATCAGGCGCTGGCCTCCCTGGAGCATGTAACCAATGTGGCGTTGCAAATTACCCGCGCCGATGATCTCTCGCGGCGTATCCCCTATCAGGGCCCGCCAGCCGATGAAGTTGGGCAGTTGATTGCAGCCTTCAATCAAACCCTGGGACGGCTAGAAAACCTCTTCAATATGCAGCGTCGCTTTGTGGCCGATGTGGGGCATGAACTGCGCACGCCGCTCACTGTCATCAAGGGAAATATCAATCTGCTGCGACGCATGGGCTGTGCCGATGACGAATCTTTGCTGAGTATCGAGGGCGAAGTAGACCGTCTTACCCGCATGATTGGCGATCTGCTGTTGCTGGCGCGTGTCGAATCGGGGAAACTGCCGCTTGACCAGAGCATCGTTGAGCTGGATGTCTTGCTGCTTGAGGTGCTGCAGCAGGCGCGTATGCTGGCGCAAGAACGCGTGAATGTGCGTTTGGGCGATTTCGATCAGGTGCAGGTGTGTGGTGATCGTGATCGACTTAAACAGGTGATTCTAAATCTCGTCGAAAATGCGATTAAATACACCCCGCGCGGTGGCGACGTACTTGTTGCATTGGAGAAATCAGACCAACAAGCCTGCCTGACGGTCTCGGACACTGGCCCCGGCATCCCCCCAGAAGATCTCCCGCATATCTTCGAGCGTTTCTACCGCGCCGAAAAATCCCGCACGCGCAGCGGGGATGGCAAAGGCTTTGGTCTGGGCTTATCGATAGCCTATTGGATTGTGCGCCATCATGGGGGCGAAATTGAAGTGGAATCGAGCCTCGGTGAGGGAACTCGATTTGTGGTTTGGCTGCCCTTGCCCGAAGGTGAGTGCCAGCCAGAAAGATGAGATTCCCCTCTAAGGCTTAGCGTCCCGCCGCCTGCGCGCACAAACTGGCCC comes from Chloroflexota bacterium and encodes:
- a CDS encoding HAMP domain-containing protein — protein: MSLRSRLTLLYTSLVGGILLVFGFVVYQLVSVNLVDQIDELLAISANDLIEGTELNAVGGLDMISTPDVELATNVYFQLWARNQGLSLASASISHLREPMSPLDYLPAQPVYRTTTIGGAPLRVLSVPLSVGNRLIGTLQVGASTAIVEATQKTLLTVLIAGTVVAMGLAALAVSLTTYQALASLEHVTNVALQITRADDLSRRIPYQGPPADEVGQLIAAFNQTLGRLENLFNMQRRFVADVGHELRTPLTVIKGNINLLRRMGCADDESLLSIEGEVDRLTRMIGDLLLLARVESGKLPLDQSIVELDVLLLEVLQQARMLAQERVNVRLGDFDQVQVCGDRDRLKQVILNLVENAIKYTPRGGDVLVALEKSDQQACLTVSDTGPGIPPEDLPHIFERFYRAEKSRTRSGDGKGFGLGLSIAYWIVRHHGGEIEVESSLGEGTRFVVWLPLPEGECQPER